One segment of Dermochelys coriacea isolate rDerCor1 chromosome 5, rDerCor1.pri.v4, whole genome shotgun sequence DNA contains the following:
- the RMI1 gene encoding recQ-mediated genome instability protein 1 isoform X2 produces the protein MSASSVAGKVETWLSSTWHVKVPLTWLEACINWIQQENGCNLTQAQINKQIDSLVDVSQPAYSQLQKIRGKNTVNEEVTANTQASQKSWEAKPTRMLMLQLTDGIHQIQGMEYQPIPVLHSNLPPGTKITMQGNIAYRLGVLLLKSENVKLLGGEVDALLEDYAQERVLARLIGEGENPNPVKQHDHEQGILGAVDELGQTLGPSDEELLASLDENDEFTINHEVPLESGYCSGSNNSNTATHLLLSSNENYSQQGFGNLLPGANEEQSVPAMEYVDGDLEDFSLEDDLFLEEEIQEEIQTMQSPIINKTIDIITQRFSHMPRSSLSYTSEKDDRVQLDSVSKEKSCGRELSVGDESSTSNFLLHHNIQHSKSFTNDFSLENVLEQKCNKIDVVKSSQKNCSFSGSRLLNKRPVNFSKTDSEINKQNYCVQTFSYRTTENCKSLELDSPPFTYISVLLANTTETVTTVKIKAFIVTLTGNLTSSSGFWNIMAKISDGTAYLEVDIADEILTSLIGFSVPEMKQLRKDPILHQKLKDGLQKCQRELIDLCCLMTVEFKPFQSKATVLILQDVDAVDLENLKKRLDK, from the exons ATGAGTGCATCTAGTGTTGCAGGAAAAGTGGAAACCTGGCTTTCTTCTACGTGGCATGTTAAAGTTCCTCTTACGTGGCTAGAAGCTTGTATTAACTGGATCCAACAAGAAAATGGTTGTAATTTAACTCAAGCTCAGATTAACAAACAG ATTGATTCACTGGTGGATGTTAGCCAACCTGCATATTCCCAGTTGCAAAAGATTAGAGGaaaaaatactgtaaatgaaGAAGTAACAGCCAACACTCAGGCATCCCAAAAGTCCTGGGAAGCAAAGCCTACCCGAATGCTGATGCTGCAGCTAACTGATGGAATACATCAAATTCAGGGTATGGAATACCAACCCATTCCTGTCCTCCATAGTAATCTTCCTCCAGGTACAAAAATTACAATGCAGGGTAACATTGCATATCGTCTTGGAGTTCTTTTGCTAAAATcagaaaatgtgaaattgttGGGGGGCGAAGTAGATGCTCTTCTGGAGGACTATGCTCAGGAAAGAGTCCTTGCCAGGTTAATTGGAGAAGGTGAGAACCCTAATCCTGTCAAGCAGCATGATCATGAACAAGGCATTTTAGGAGCTGTTGATGAACTAGGTCAAACTCTAGGACCTTCAGATGAAGAGCTTCTAGCAAGTCTTGATGAAAATGATGAATTTACCATAAATCATGAAGTTCCTTTAGAAAGTGGATATTGTAGCGGAAGTAACAACTCAAATACAGCCACACATTTGCTTCTTTCAAGCAATGAAAACTACTCACAACAGGGATTTGGAAACCTCTTGCCTGGGGCAAATGAAGAACAAAGTGTTCCAGCTATGGAGTATGTTGATGGAGATTTAGAGGACTTCTCATTGGAAGATGACTTGTTTTTAGAAGAGGAGATCCAAGAAGAAATTCAGACAATGCAGTCACCGATCATAAACAAAACCATAGATATCATTACACAAAGATTTTCACATATGCCAAGATCTTCACTAAGTTACACATCTGAAAAAGATGACAGAGTTCAGTTGGATTCAGTTAGCAAAGAAAAATCCTGTGGGAGAGAACTGTCTGTTGGTGATGAAAGTAGTACAAGTAATTTTTTACTACACCACAATATACAACACTCCAAGAGCTTTACCAACGATTTCTCCTTGGAAAATGTTCTTGAGCAGAAGTGTAATAAGATAGATGTAGTTAAGAGCAGTCAAAAAAATTGTAGTTTTTCTGGCAGTAGATTGTTAAACAAAAGACCAgttaatttttcaaaaactgattcagagataaacaaacaaaattactgTGTACAAACATTTTCTTACAGAACAACAGAGAACTGCAAAAGTCTTGAGTTAGATTCCCCACCTTTTACATATATTTCTGTTCTACTCGCAAATACCACAGAAACTGTTACAACAGTGAAAATTAAAGCCTTTATTGTAACCCttactggaaatctcacaagCAGCAGTGGCTTCTGGAATATAATGGCAAAAATCTCTGATGGTACCGCTTATCTAGAGGTAGACATTGCTGATGAAATTCTAACAAGCTTAATTGGATTTTCAGTGCCTGAAATGAAACAGTTAAGGAAAGATCCCATTCTACATCAGAAACTTAAGGATGGTTTACAGAAATGCCAAAGAGAACTGATAGATCTTTGTTGTTTGATGACTGTTGAATTTAAACCCTTTCAATCTAAAGCAACAGTACTAATTTTACAAGATGTTGATGCAGTAGATCTAGAAAACTTGAAGAAACGTTTAGATAAATAG
- the RMI1 gene encoding recQ-mediated genome instability protein 1 isoform X1: MSASSVAGKVETWLSSTWHVKVPLTWLEACINWIQQENGCNLTQAQINKQVFEQWLLTDLRDLDYPVLPDCILDGPKGELNGFYSIQIDSLVDVSQPAYSQLQKIRGKNTVNEEVTANTQASQKSWEAKPTRMLMLQLTDGIHQIQGMEYQPIPVLHSNLPPGTKITMQGNIAYRLGVLLLKSENVKLLGGEVDALLEDYAQERVLARLIGEGENPNPVKQHDHEQGILGAVDELGQTLGPSDEELLASLDENDEFTINHEVPLESGYCSGSNNSNTATHLLLSSNENYSQQGFGNLLPGANEEQSVPAMEYVDGDLEDFSLEDDLFLEEEIQEEIQTMQSPIINKTIDIITQRFSHMPRSSLSYTSEKDDRVQLDSVSKEKSCGRELSVGDESSTSNFLLHHNIQHSKSFTNDFSLENVLEQKCNKIDVVKSSQKNCSFSGSRLLNKRPVNFSKTDSEINKQNYCVQTFSYRTTENCKSLELDSPPFTYISVLLANTTETVTTVKIKAFIVTLTGNLTSSSGFWNIMAKISDGTAYLEVDIADEILTSLIGFSVPEMKQLRKDPILHQKLKDGLQKCQRELIDLCCLMTVEFKPFQSKATVLILQDVDAVDLENLKKRLDK; encoded by the coding sequence ATGAGTGCATCTAGTGTTGCAGGAAAAGTGGAAACCTGGCTTTCTTCTACGTGGCATGTTAAAGTTCCTCTTACGTGGCTAGAAGCTTGTATTAACTGGATCCAACAAGAAAATGGTTGTAATTTAACTCAAGCTCAGATTAACAAACAGGTATTTGAGCAGTGGCTTCTTACAGATCTGAGAGATTTGGACTATCCTGTTTTGCCTGATTGTATCTTAGATGGTCCAAAAGGAGAACTGAATGGCTTTTATTCCATACAGATTGATTCACTGGTGGATGTTAGCCAACCTGCATATTCCCAGTTGCAAAAGATTAGAGGaaaaaatactgtaaatgaaGAAGTAACAGCCAACACTCAGGCATCCCAAAAGTCCTGGGAAGCAAAGCCTACCCGAATGCTGATGCTGCAGCTAACTGATGGAATACATCAAATTCAGGGTATGGAATACCAACCCATTCCTGTCCTCCATAGTAATCTTCCTCCAGGTACAAAAATTACAATGCAGGGTAACATTGCATATCGTCTTGGAGTTCTTTTGCTAAAATcagaaaatgtgaaattgttGGGGGGCGAAGTAGATGCTCTTCTGGAGGACTATGCTCAGGAAAGAGTCCTTGCCAGGTTAATTGGAGAAGGTGAGAACCCTAATCCTGTCAAGCAGCATGATCATGAACAAGGCATTTTAGGAGCTGTTGATGAACTAGGTCAAACTCTAGGACCTTCAGATGAAGAGCTTCTAGCAAGTCTTGATGAAAATGATGAATTTACCATAAATCATGAAGTTCCTTTAGAAAGTGGATATTGTAGCGGAAGTAACAACTCAAATACAGCCACACATTTGCTTCTTTCAAGCAATGAAAACTACTCACAACAGGGATTTGGAAACCTCTTGCCTGGGGCAAATGAAGAACAAAGTGTTCCAGCTATGGAGTATGTTGATGGAGATTTAGAGGACTTCTCATTGGAAGATGACTTGTTTTTAGAAGAGGAGATCCAAGAAGAAATTCAGACAATGCAGTCACCGATCATAAACAAAACCATAGATATCATTACACAAAGATTTTCACATATGCCAAGATCTTCACTAAGTTACACATCTGAAAAAGATGACAGAGTTCAGTTGGATTCAGTTAGCAAAGAAAAATCCTGTGGGAGAGAACTGTCTGTTGGTGATGAAAGTAGTACAAGTAATTTTTTACTACACCACAATATACAACACTCCAAGAGCTTTACCAACGATTTCTCCTTGGAAAATGTTCTTGAGCAGAAGTGTAATAAGATAGATGTAGTTAAGAGCAGTCAAAAAAATTGTAGTTTTTCTGGCAGTAGATTGTTAAACAAAAGACCAgttaatttttcaaaaactgattcagagataaacaaacaaaattactgTGTACAAACATTTTCTTACAGAACAACAGAGAACTGCAAAAGTCTTGAGTTAGATTCCCCACCTTTTACATATATTTCTGTTCTACTCGCAAATACCACAGAAACTGTTACAACAGTGAAAATTAAAGCCTTTATTGTAACCCttactggaaatctcacaagCAGCAGTGGCTTCTGGAATATAATGGCAAAAATCTCTGATGGTACCGCTTATCTAGAGGTAGACATTGCTGATGAAATTCTAACAAGCTTAATTGGATTTTCAGTGCCTGAAATGAAACAGTTAAGGAAAGATCCCATTCTACATCAGAAACTTAAGGATGGTTTACAGAAATGCCAAAGAGAACTGATAGATCTTTGTTGTTTGATGACTGTTGAATTTAAACCCTTTCAATCTAAAGCAACAGTACTAATTTTACAAGATGTTGATGCAGTAGATCTAGAAAACTTGAAGAAACGTTTAGATAAATAG